In Mycobacterium stomatepiae, the following are encoded in one genomic region:
- the glnX gene encoding protein kinase G-activating protein GlnX, which translates to MTVELAHPSTEPLGSRSTGEPAHPRWWFISTTPGRILTIGIVLAALGVSSAFATSTTINHRQQVLSTVLNHTEPLSFAAGRLYTTLSVADAAAATAFIAQAEPWPVRMRYEQAITDAAVAVARASSGLTDEPLVQLLGKINAELAVYTGLIEIARTNNREGNPVGSSYLSEASGLMQSTILPDAAQLYQATSERVDAETTASTHFPAPVVLVIATTVVFGVFSHRWLARRTRRRINPGLVVGALGILVMVVWVGTALTISTTASRSAKDTAAESLKTVTSVAITAQQARADETLSLIRRGDEQVRKQSFYQRIDFMHQQIDQYMARSDAVDKPDLQGANQLLVRWRQANDRINSYISVGNYRSATQIALGSAEDDSTPAFDKLEDQLGKAMTQCRAHLRNDVINARSGLSGAQVGGVVLSLGAAIAVALGLWPRLKEYR; encoded by the coding sequence GTGACGGTTGAGCTGGCGCACCCGTCGACCGAACCGCTGGGGTCGCGGTCGACGGGCGAACCGGCCCACCCCCGGTGGTGGTTCATCTCAACCACCCCGGGCCGCATCCTCACGATCGGCATCGTCCTGGCGGCGCTCGGCGTCTCCAGCGCCTTCGCCACTTCGACGACGATCAACCACCGCCAGCAGGTGCTGTCCACGGTGCTCAACCACACCGAGCCGCTGTCGTTCGCGGCCGGGCGGCTCTACACCACGTTGTCGGTGGCCGACGCCGCGGCGGCCACCGCGTTCATCGCCCAGGCCGAACCGTGGCCGGTGCGGATGCGTTACGAGCAGGCCATCACAGACGCGGCGGTCGCCGTGGCCCGGGCCTCGAGCGGTCTGACCGACGAACCGCTGGTGCAGCTGCTCGGCAAGATCAACGCCGAGCTGGCCGTCTACACCGGCCTGATCGAAATAGCGCGGACCAACAACCGGGAGGGCAACCCGGTCGGTTCGTCGTACCTGTCGGAAGCCTCGGGCCTGATGCAGTCGACGATCCTGCCCGACGCGGCACAGCTCTATCAGGCGACGTCGGAGCGGGTGGACGCGGAAACCACCGCGTCCACGCACTTTCCGGCTCCGGTGGTCCTCGTCATCGCCACCACCGTGGTGTTCGGCGTGTTCTCGCACCGCTGGCTGGCGCGGCGGACTCGGCGCCGGATCAACCCGGGGCTCGTCGTGGGCGCTCTCGGTATTCTCGTGATGGTGGTCTGGGTCGGAACCGCGCTAACAATTTCGACAACCGCCAGCCGTAGCGCCAAGGACACGGCGGCCGAGTCGCTCAAGACCGTGACCAGCGTGGCGATCACCGCGCAGCAGGCCCGGGCCGACGAGACACTGTCGTTGATCCGGCGCGGAGACGAGCAGGTCCGCAAACAGTCGTTCTATCAACGCATCGACTTCATGCATCAGCAGATCGACCAGTACATGGCCCGCAGCGATGCCGTCGACAAACCCGACCTGCAGGGCGCCAACCAGCTGTTGGTCCGCTGGCGGCAGGCCAACGACCGCATCAACTCCTATATCTCGGTCGGCAACTATCGGTCCGCCACCCAGATCGCGCTGGGCAGTGCCGAGGACGACTCGACCCCCGCGTTCGACAAGCTCGAAGATCAGTTGGGCAAGGCGATGACACAGTGCCGGGCGCACCTGCGCAACGACGTGATCAACGCGCGCAGCGGGCTGTCCGGCGCCCAAGTCGGCGGCGTGGTGCTCAGTCTGGGCGCCGCCATCGCGGTCGCCCTGGGCCTGTGGCCGCGGCTCAAAGAGTATCGATAA
- a CDS encoding NUDIX hydrolase, with translation MHGDGDGWVISDSGAHYWGRFGAAGLLLRAPQPDGTPAVLLQHRAVWSHQGGTWGLPGGARDSHETPEETAVREAHEEAGLLAERLAVRATLVTAEVAGIAGTHWTYTTVVADAGELLHTVPNRESAEMRWVPENEVADLPLHPGFAASWERLRTAKALVPLGNGDQRRQHLPRTLEIDTGVFVWCMPGDADQAPSQLSPRISSLLEALI, from the coding sequence GTGCATGGCGACGGTGACGGATGGGTGATATCCGACAGCGGCGCCCACTACTGGGGTCGATTCGGCGCGGCGGGTCTGCTGCTGCGGGCGCCCCAGCCTGACGGAACCCCCGCGGTGTTGCTGCAGCATCGAGCGGTGTGGAGCCATCAGGGCGGGACCTGGGGGTTGCCGGGCGGCGCCCGGGACAGCCACGAAACCCCGGAAGAGACGGCGGTTCGCGAAGCTCACGAGGAGGCCGGTCTGCTCGCAGAGCGGCTGGCGGTGCGGGCGACGCTGGTCACGGCCGAGGTGGCCGGCATCGCCGGTACGCACTGGACCTACACCACCGTCGTCGCCGACGCCGGCGAGTTGCTGCACACGGTGCCCAACCGGGAAAGCGCCGAAATGCGCTGGGTCCCCGAGAACGAGGTGGCCGACCTGCCGCTGCATCCCGGTTTCGCTGCCAGCTGGGAGCGACTGCGCACCGCGAAGGCGCTGGTTCCGCTGGGGAATGGCGACCAACGGCGCCAGCACCTGCCGCGGACGCTGGAGATCGACACCGGAGTCTTCGTCTGGTGTATGCCGGGTGATGCCGATCAGGCGCCGTCGCAACTGAGCCCCCGGATCAGCTCGCTGCTTGAAGCGCTGATCTGA
- a CDS encoding glutamate ABC transporter substrate-binding protein produces the protein MNLLPRIRRASAVLATAIVLAGCGHTESLTVATAPTLPPPTPVGMEQLSAEPPLPPDETGQDCNATASLRPFATKPEADAAVESIRARGRLIVGLDIGSNLFSFRDPITGEITGFDVDIAGEIARDIFGAPSHVEYRILSSDERITALQHSEVDIVVKTMTITCERRKQVNFSTVYLDANQRILASRDSPIAKVADLSGKRVCVARGTTSLHRIRQIDPPPVIVSVVNWADCLVAMQQREIDAVSTDDSILAGLVEEDPYLHIVGPNMATQPYGIGTNLDNTGLVRFVNGTLERIRRDGTWNTLYRKWLTVLGPAPAPPVPRYVD, from the coding sequence ATGAACCTTCTGCCCAGGATCCGCCGGGCGTCCGCCGTGCTGGCCACGGCGATCGTGCTGGCGGGTTGCGGGCACACGGAATCACTGACCGTGGCCACCGCGCCGACGTTGCCGCCGCCCACCCCGGTCGGCATGGAGCAGCTGTCCGCTGAGCCACCGCTGCCGCCCGACGAGACCGGCCAGGATTGCAACGCCACCGCCAGCCTGCGCCCGTTCGCCACCAAGCCCGAGGCCGACGCCGCGGTGGAGTCCATCCGGGCCCGCGGCCGGCTGATCGTCGGGCTCGACATCGGCAGCAACCTGTTCAGCTTCCGCGACCCGATCACCGGTGAGATCACCGGTTTCGACGTCGACATCGCCGGCGAGATCGCGCGCGACATCTTCGGCGCCCCGTCACATGTCGAGTACCGGATCCTGTCGTCCGACGAGCGCATCACCGCGTTGCAGCACTCCGAGGTCGACATCGTCGTCAAGACGATGACCATCACCTGCGAGCGCCGCAAGCAGGTGAACTTCTCCACCGTCTACCTCGACGCCAACCAGCGGATCCTGGCCTCACGCGACTCGCCGATCGCCAAAGTGGCCGACCTGTCCGGCAAGCGGGTCTGCGTGGCCCGCGGCACCACGTCGTTGCACCGCATCCGCCAGATCGATCCGCCCCCGGTGATCGTGTCGGTGGTGAACTGGGCGGATTGCCTGGTGGCCATGCAGCAGCGCGAGATCGACGCCGTCAGCACCGACGACTCGATCCTGGCCGGGCTGGTCGAAGAAGACCCTTATCTGCACATCGTCGGACCGAACATGGCCACCCAGCCGTACGGCATCGGCACCAACCTGGACAACACCGGGCTGGTCCGGTTCGTCAACGGCACGCTGGAGCGCATCCGCCGAGACGGCACCTGGAACACCTTGTACCGCAAGTGGTTAACGGTTCTCGGCCCGGCGCCCGCCCCACCCGTGCCTAGGTATGTGGACTGA